A section of the Oryza sativa Japonica Group chromosome 1, ASM3414082v1 genome encodes:
- the LOC4324194 gene encoding 1-aminocyclopropane-1-carboxylate oxidase 1: MEIPVIDLKGLAGGDEERERTMAQLHEACKDWGFFWVENHGVEAALMEEVKSFVYRHYDEHLEKKFYASDLAKNLHLNKDDGDVLVDGGDLADQADWEATYFIQHRPKNTAADFPDIPPAARESLDAYIAQAVSLAELLAGCISTNLGLAGAAGVVDAFAPPFVGTKFAMYPPCPRPDLVWGLRAHTDAGGIILLLQDDAVGGLEFHRGGREWVPVGPTRRGRLFVNIGDQVEVLSGGAYKSVVHRVAAGAEGRRLSVATFYNPGPDAVIAPATAAAPYPGPYRYGDYLDYYQGTKFGDKTARFQAVKKLFS; the protein is encoded by the exons ATGGAGATTCCAGTGATTGATCTCAaggggctcgccggcggcgacgaagaaAGGGAGCGCACCATGGCCCAGCTCCACGAGGCCTGTAAGGACTGGGGCTTCTTCTGG GTGGAAAACcatggcgtggaggcggcgttAATGGAGGAGGTGAAGAGCTTCGTGTACCGCCATTACGACGAGCACCTGGAGAAGAAATTCTACGCCTCCGACCTCGCCAAGAACCTCCACCTGAacaaggacgacggcgacgtcctcgtcgacggcggcgacctcgccgaCCAGGCCGACTGGGAGGCCACCTACTTCATCCAGCACCGCCCCAAGAACACCGCCGCCGACTTCCCGGACatcccgccggcggcgagggagtcCCTGGACGCGTACATCGCGCAGGCGGTGTCCCTCGCCGAGCTGCTCGCCGGCTGCATCAGCACCAACctgggcctcgccggcgccgccggcgtcgtggacgccttcgcgccgccgttcgtcgGCACCAAGTTCGCCATGTACCCACCGTGCCCGCGCCCGGACCTCGTCTGGGGCCTCCGCGCCCACACCGACGCCGGCGGCATCATCCTGCTCCTCCAGGACGACGCCGTCGGCGGGCTCGAGTTCCACCGCGGCGGCCGCGAGTGGGTCCCCGTCGGCCCGACCCGGCGCGGCCGGCTGTTCGTCAACATCGGCGACCAGGTGGAGGTGCTCAGCGGCGGCGCCTACAAGAGCGTCGTgcaccgcgtcgccgccggcgccgagggcCGCCGCCTGTCCGTCGCCACGTTCTACAACCCCGGGCCCGACGCCGTGatcgcgccggcgacggcggcggcgccgtaccCCGGGCCGTACAGGTACGGCGACTACCTGGACTACTACCAGGGCACCAAGTTCGGCGACAAGACCGCTAGGTTCCAGGCCGTCAAGAAGCTCTTCAGCTGA